A portion of the Nitrospira defluvii genome contains these proteins:
- a CDS encoding saccharopine dehydrogenase family protein, protein MPQVLVLGAGKIGSLVAALLATKGEYHVHLADLTLDAPKRLIEELSLSTVTPCAVDVRRPDSLEDYVTSHRFDAVLSGLPYFHNPAVAELARTHHLHYFDLTEDVAVTERVKLISEGADRAFIPQCGLAPGFISIVTNDLIGHFDSIDHVKMRVGALPVHPSNALKYSLTWSTDGLLNEYGNACVGIEGGQEVRLQPLEGYETIELDGLLYEAFNTSGGLGTLADTYRGRVRTMNYKTLRYPGHCEKIQFLMNDLKLNEDRDTLKRILERAIPQTHQDVVLMYASVTGTRQGELFEETYVKKVYPRTMMGRLWSAIQVTTASSLCCVVDLVMASSPDYRGFVRQEDFLLQDVLDNRFGDCFRS, encoded by the coding sequence ATGCCTCAGGTACTTGTGCTCGGGGCCGGGAAGATCGGGTCGTTGGTTGCGGCGCTGTTGGCGACCAAGGGGGAGTATCATGTTCACCTGGCCGATCTCACTCTCGATGCCCCTAAGCGACTGATCGAAGAATTGTCTCTGTCCACGGTCACGCCGTGTGCGGTGGACGTGCGTCGTCCAGACTCGCTTGAAGACTATGTGACCTCCCATCGGTTTGATGCCGTTCTCTCCGGGCTGCCCTATTTTCATAATCCAGCGGTCGCCGAACTCGCACGGACCCATCACCTGCACTATTTTGACCTAACTGAGGACGTGGCCGTAACTGAGCGTGTGAAGCTGATCAGCGAAGGGGCTGATCGGGCCTTCATTCCTCAATGCGGCTTGGCACCAGGGTTTATCAGTATCGTCACCAACGATCTGATCGGCCACTTCGATTCCATTGACCATGTGAAGATGCGTGTCGGTGCGCTGCCGGTCCATCCGAGCAATGCGTTGAAGTATTCCCTCACATGGTCCACCGACGGGCTCCTCAATGAGTATGGGAACGCTTGTGTCGGAATCGAGGGGGGGCAGGAGGTCCGTCTGCAACCCCTGGAAGGGTACGAGACGATTGAATTGGATGGTCTGCTCTACGAGGCGTTCAATACGTCCGGTGGGTTGGGGACGTTAGCGGATACCTATCGTGGACGGGTCCGCACCATGAACTATAAGACATTGCGGTACCCTGGCCATTGCGAAAAAATTCAATTCCTCATGAACGATCTAAAATTGAATGAAGATCGGGACACACTGAAACGGATTCTGGAACGAGCGATTCCGCAGACACATCAAGATGTCGTCTTGATGTACGCCTCCGTGACGGGGACTCGGCAGGGCGAGCTCTTTGAAGAAACCTACGTCAAGAAGGTCTATCCGCGGACCATGATGGGACGTCTGTGGTCTGCGATTCAGGTGACCACAGCCTCGTCATTGTGCTGTGTGGTTGATCTTGTCATGGCCAGTTCACCGGACTATCGCGGCTTTGTTAGACAGGAAGACTTCCTCCTGCAGGATGTGTTGGACAATCGCTTCGGAGACTGCTTTCGCTCCTAG